The following are encoded in a window of Brevibacillus ruminantium genomic DNA:
- a CDS encoding AAC(3) family N-acetyltransferase, with protein MNDVRLFKDSNGIWNTTKDILDKLKEVGAHECDILFVHTDVAFGALNPELKRKQYLGYLYEILQELNVGTLVFPTYTFSFCNKEIYDVRNSRTSMGALNEYIRNQPGAVRSIDPILSMTAVGDKANMFENIGKSSLGINSGYDILHQQEKVKFLFFGAEIGECFTYIHYVEDIMRVPYRFDMHFTGTIIDAKGNQYEDDYILYAGCAGVKPACSYYFEDYLFENGFLQKTHIGNKPITCISKDDAYREIRKKLESDIHYFLEQPFTDEDLVHEYTKGKNGERIISC; from the coding sequence ATGAATGATGTGAGACTATTTAAAGATAGTAATGGAATTTGGAATACCACAAAGGATATTTTAGATAAGCTGAAAGAAGTAGGAGCTCATGAATGCGATATTTTATTTGTACATACGGACGTTGCATTTGGCGCTTTAAATCCGGAGTTGAAGAGAAAGCAATATTTGGGTTACTTATATGAAATATTACAAGAATTAAACGTTGGGACGCTGGTATTTCCTACGTATACCTTTAGTTTCTGCAACAAAGAAATATATGATGTGCGAAATAGCAGAACATCAATGGGAGCATTAAATGAATATATCAGGAATCAGCCGGGTGCCGTACGATCTATTGATCCAATTTTGTCGATGACAGCCGTTGGCGATAAAGCAAATATGTTTGAAAATATCGGTAAAAGTTCACTCGGAATAAACAGTGGTTATGATATTCTACATCAACAAGAAAAAGTGAAGTTTCTCTTTTTTGGTGCGGAAATAGGCGAATGCTTCACTTACATTCATTATGTAGAAGACATTATGAGAGTTCCCTATCGTTTTGATATGCATTTTACCGGAACAATTATAGATGCAAAAGGAAACCAATATGAGGATGACTATATATTGTATGCTGGGTGTGCTGGTGTAAAGCCAGCTTGTTCGTATTATTTTGAGGATTATTTATTTGAAAATGGTTTCTTACAAAAGACCCATATTGGTAATAAGCCGATTACTTGTATTTCAAAAGATGATGCTTATCGAGAGATTCGAAAAAAATTAGAAAGTGATATCCATTACTTTTTAGAGCAGCCTTTTACAGATGAAGATCTAGTGCATGAATACACGAAAGGTAAAAATGGAGAAAGAATTATTTCTTG
- a CDS encoding SDR family NAD(P)-dependent oxidoreductase — translation MEDSNFNPLDFAGRKILVTGASSGIGRATAIYLSKLGAQIILSGRNEERLNETMLQLTGGNHQILSVDLSKEEELSPFFDQMVQDGIKLNGMVHCAGIPYVMPLQSLSKKRLSDVMETNFFPFIELVRQYAKKKYSSGGSIVCISSILSVQPRAYETGYITSKAAMNAAVTSLAFELAKKEIRINGILAGNIMTEMVQETLKEYANEENFNKVIEQSLLGVGKPDDIASVCAFLLSDMARFITGRNMYADGGLL, via the coding sequence ATGGAGGACAGTAATTTTAACCCTCTTGATTTTGCGGGGAGAAAGATACTTGTTACCGGTGCCTCGTCTGGGATTGGAAGAGCAACGGCAATTTACTTATCAAAGCTCGGTGCACAAATCATACTGAGTGGCCGCAATGAAGAGCGATTAAATGAGACTATGCTGCAGCTTACGGGGGGAAATCATCAGATTCTTTCTGTAGATCTATCAAAAGAAGAAGAATTGAGTCCATTTTTCGATCAAATGGTTCAAGACGGAATAAAATTGAACGGAATGGTGCATTGTGCGGGGATTCCCTATGTAATGCCTTTGCAGAGTCTTAGTAAAAAACGCTTATCCGATGTGATGGAAACGAATTTTTTTCCGTTTATTGAGCTCGTTAGGCAATATGCTAAAAAGAAATATTCAAGCGGGGGAAGTATCGTCTGTATCTCTTCCATATTATCTGTACAACCGCGGGCATATGAGACGGGATATATTACTTCCAAGGCCGCAATGAATGCTGCTGTTACAAGCCTGGCATTCGAATTAGCTAAAAAAGAAATACGAATCAATGGAATTCTTGCAGGCAATATTATGACGGAAATGGTACAAGAAACACTTAAAGAGTATGCTAACGAAGAAAATTTTAATAAAGTTATCGAACAATCCTTGCTCGGCGTGGGTAAGCCTGATGATATTGCAAGCGTATGCGCATTTTTATTGAGCGATATGGCTAGATTCATTACAGGAAGAAATATGTATGCGGATGGAGGCTTACTATGA
- a CDS encoding 3-oxoacyl-ACP synthase III family protein: MPSALFNHILVSGIACAVPSKQMDNNNYAEVLGEEEVKKFIKNTGVVHRHVTHEKQTTSDLCYEAAKNLLAHKGYSAESIDAIIFISQTPDYIQPATSHVLHKRLGLSKNCLSFDVNLGCSGYVYGMFLSSSLIQSGAVNRVLLLTGDILRKNKETNIKDEMLFGDAGSATLLERGNTTVRSLLHSNGEGYTALITPGGNTRRPLKDNESYWEITKPEMDGAAVFEFTITDVPQAFDEYFKTFDGSMDDYDYCVLHQANLFMMNHIRKKLKVDQSKLPISIDRYGNTNGASIPITIVDLCSREAVADKLKLITSGFGIGLSWGVVSFEIETKDVLPMIYSDSYFEEAYYGGQ, encoded by the coding sequence ATGCCAAGCGCATTGTTTAATCATATCTTAGTAAGCGGAATAGCTTGTGCTGTTCCATCCAAACAAATGGACAATAACAATTATGCAGAAGTATTAGGCGAAGAGGAAGTTAAAAAGTTTATTAAAAACACTGGAGTTGTACATAGGCATGTCACTCACGAAAAACAAACAACCTCAGATTTATGCTATGAAGCCGCAAAAAATCTTTTAGCCCATAAGGGATATTCAGCAGAAAGTATAGATGCGATTATTTTTATATCACAAACTCCAGACTATATTCAACCTGCTACTTCGCATGTTTTGCATAAACGTCTCGGGTTATCGAAAAATTGTTTATCCTTTGATGTTAATTTAGGCTGTTCCGGATACGTTTATGGAATGTTTTTGTCTTCAAGTCTTATACAAAGCGGTGCTGTAAATCGCGTTCTTTTACTGACAGGGGATATCCTAAGAAAAAACAAGGAAACCAATATTAAAGATGAGATGTTGTTTGGAGATGCAGGTTCTGCCACTCTTCTTGAAAGAGGCAATACAACTGTCCGTTCCTTGTTACATTCAAATGGTGAAGGATACACCGCTTTAATCACACCGGGAGGAAATACTAGAAGGCCGCTTAAGGATAATGAATCCTATTGGGAAATTACAAAGCCGGAAATGGATGGGGCGGCAGTTTTTGAATTTACGATTACAGACGTACCACAGGCATTTGATGAGTATTTCAAGACATTTGACGGGTCTATGGATGATTATGATTACTGTGTTTTACATCAAGCCAATTTATTTATGATGAACCATATTCGAAAAAAATTGAAGGTCGATCAATCGAAGCTGCCGATTTCAATTGACAGATACGGTAATACAAATGGCGCAAGCATTCCGATTACGATTGTTGATTTATGCAGCAGAGAAGCTGTCGCGGATAAACTGAAATTAATCACATCTGGCTTTGGTATCGGGCTTTCTTGGGGTGTTGTATCTTTCGAAATTGAAACCAAGGACGTACTTCCAATGATCTATTCTGATAGTTATTTTGAGGAGGCGTATTATGGAGGACAGTAA
- a CDS encoding SDR family NAD(P)-dependent oxidoreductase codes for MINPLDFSNKKILVTGASSGIGKTTAIYLSSLGASLVLQGRNKERLYETKELLNGKNHILIEADLTEVDNAGDLFEQAVSDGVKLNGLVYSAGIIPIIPLPQLTREKMRAIMDINFYSYIEMVRQFAKNKYTNGGSIVAVSSIASVQPEACQTIYSATKSAVNAATQSLSFELIKKNIRVNTIFPGVVMPENATVDDHLAQVASPQLLGLIPSNDVAGAIAFLLSDMAKFITGRNLYFDAGRF; via the coding sequence ATGATAAATCCGCTGGATTTCTCTAACAAAAAAATACTTGTCACCGGAGCATCATCCGGAATTGGAAAGACAACAGCAATCTACCTATCCAGCTTGGGTGCATCGCTAGTTTTGCAAGGTAGAAATAAGGAAAGGTTGTACGAAACCAAAGAGCTTCTGAACGGAAAAAATCACATTCTGATAGAGGCTGATTTGACTGAAGTTGACAATGCGGGGGATCTTTTTGAGCAAGCTGTATCTGATGGGGTCAAACTGAATGGGTTAGTTTATAGCGCAGGTATAATTCCTATCATACCTTTACCACAATTAACCCGTGAAAAAATGCGGGCAATCATGGATATAAATTTCTATTCTTATATAGAGATGGTGCGACAGTTTGCAAAGAATAAATATACGAATGGCGGAAGTATTGTGGCAGTATCCTCAATTGCCAGTGTACAACCTGAAGCGTGTCAGACTATCTATTCTGCAACCAAATCCGCTGTCAATGCTGCAACACAATCATTATCTTTTGAGTTAATAAAAAAGAATATTAGAGTAAATACTATTTTCCCCGGAGTAGTGATGCCGGAGAATGCCACGGTAGATGATCATTTGGCTCAGGTGGCGAGTCCGCAATTACTTGGATTGATTCCTTCGAATGATGTAGCTGGTGCGATAGCATTTTTACTAAGCGATATGGCAAAATTTATTACGGGAAGAAACCTGTATTTTGATGCAGGTCGATTTTAA
- a CDS encoding SDR family NAD(P)-dependent oxidoreductase, whose amino-acid sequence MDNLGAFNPLDLSNRKILVTGASSGIGRATAIYLSKLGARLVITGRNQQRLNDTMQQLSGSGHLQIIADLSELEDMGSFFDQATKDGVKLNGLVHCAGITKVIPLNGLTRIKMLEEMNINYFTFIELVRQYAKRKYSDAGSIVGISSIAGDRAGQCQTSYAASKAAMDISVQTLSIELAKKGIRINTVLPGLLRTEMVLRDEYIGPDLDDVSKFQLLGLGEADDVAGACAFLISDMSKFITGRRLFVDGGSF is encoded by the coding sequence GTGGATAATCTAGGTGCTTTTAATCCATTAGATTTATCAAATAGAAAAATACTCGTTACAGGAGCTTCTTCCGGAATTGGGAGGGCAACTGCTATATATTTATCAAAATTAGGAGCAAGATTAGTCATTACGGGAAGAAACCAACAGCGACTGAATGATACGATGCAGCAATTATCGGGAAGTGGTCATCTTCAGATAATTGCCGATTTATCAGAATTGGAAGATATGGGTTCATTTTTTGATCAGGCAACGAAAGATGGCGTAAAACTGAATGGGTTGGTTCATTGTGCGGGTATTACAAAAGTAATACCGCTAAATGGGTTGACTAGAATTAAGATGCTTGAGGAAATGAATATTAATTACTTTACGTTTATTGAACTTGTCCGTCAATACGCGAAGAGGAAATATAGTGATGCGGGAAGTATTGTGGGCATTTCATCAATTGCAGGGGATAGGGCTGGACAATGCCAAACGAGTTATGCCGCATCCAAGGCGGCTATGGATATCTCCGTTCAAACGTTATCCATTGAACTAGCCAAGAAGGGCATTAGGATCAATACGGTGTTGCCTGGTTTGCTTCGTACAGAAATGGTTCTACGTGATGAATATATCGGCCCTGATCTGGATGATGTGAGTAAATTCCAATTATTGGGGTTGGGAGAGGCTGATGATGTTGCTGGTGCATGTGCATTTTTAATCAGTGATATGTCTAAATTCATTACAGGCCGCCGGCTATTTGTTGATGGCGGCAGTTTCTAA
- a CDS encoding 3-oxoacyl-ACP synthase III family protein, translated as MANAVFTNIHIGGIACAVPEKVEKITDYIDQLGENEVYKFIETTGVKERHCVSGNQTTSDLCFVAAEQLMKEKQIDKESIDALIFLTQSPDYILPATSHVIHKRLGLSKNCIAFDINLGCSGYVYGLYLASTMLQGGSIKRILFLAGEISVENPEASIKDVILFGHAGTATIIERGNTEMKCLLKANGEGYSSLIVPGGAVRNPIMGGKNYYKQTAMHMDGAEVFGFTITEIPRAFKEFFNLYGGDIHDYDYCVFHQANLFILKQLARKLKLPLEKMPISLDRYANTSSASIPLGIVDLCEREQVPETIKLITSGFGVGLSWGVTSFEVESKNVLPMIYTSDYYEEAYRG; from the coding sequence GTGGCAAATGCTGTTTTTACGAATATACATATTGGCGGCATAGCGTGTGCTGTGCCTGAGAAGGTCGAGAAAATTACCGATTATATTGACCAATTAGGGGAAAATGAAGTTTACAAATTTATAGAAACGACCGGAGTCAAGGAACGTCACTGTGTGTCTGGTAATCAGACTACTTCGGATTTGTGCTTTGTCGCAGCTGAACAATTAATGAAAGAGAAACAAATTGATAAGGAGAGCATAGATGCATTAATTTTTCTTACACAGTCTCCAGATTATATTCTACCTGCGACATCACATGTCATTCATAAAAGACTTGGATTATCAAAGAATTGTATAGCATTTGATATTAATTTGGGCTGCTCGGGATATGTATATGGATTGTATTTAGCTTCTACCATGCTACAAGGTGGAAGTATTAAGAGAATATTATTCCTAGCCGGAGAAATCTCAGTTGAAAATCCGGAAGCCTCCATCAAGGATGTAATCCTTTTTGGACATGCTGGAACAGCTACAATTATCGAGCGTGGAAATACGGAAATGAAATGCTTGCTGAAAGCCAATGGAGAAGGCTACAGTTCATTAATCGTACCGGGCGGAGCCGTAAGAAATCCAATTATGGGTGGTAAAAACTATTATAAACAAACAGCCATGCATATGGATGGGGCTGAAGTTTTTGGATTTACGATTACTGAAATACCAAGAGCTTTTAAAGAATTTTTCAACCTTTACGGCGGAGATATTCATGACTATGATTATTGCGTATTTCATCAGGCCAATTTATTCATTCTTAAACAACTAGCAAGAAAATTAAAGCTGCCTCTTGAAAAAATGCCAATTTCCTTAGATAGATATGCTAACACAAGCAGTGCATCGATCCCATTGGGGATTGTTGATTTATGCGAAAGAGAGCAGGTTCCGGAGACGATTAAACTCATCACATCCGGATTTGGCGTAGGTCTATCGTGGGGAGTAACCAGTTTCGAAGTGGAATCTAAAAATGTTTTACCTATGATATATACCAGTGATTATTACGAGGAGGCCTATCGTGGATAA
- a CDS encoding acyl carrier protein, producing MDLQTKLNLLEEMLDLDQGSLEVTTELESLEDWDSVAAISLIALVDEHFDKTISGAMIKEFKTIQDIINIME from the coding sequence GTGGATTTACAAACAAAATTAAACTTATTAGAGGAAATGCTAGATCTGGACCAAGGTTCATTAGAGGTAACGACAGAGCTTGAATCATTGGAAGATTGGGATTCAGTTGCGGCAATTTCTTTAATTGCTCTTGTTGATGAACACTTTGATAAGACAATAAGTGGAGCAATGATTAAAGAGTTTAAAACAATTCAGGATATTATAAATATAATGGAATGA
- a CDS encoding GNAT family N-acetyltransferase — MEIRLFKKDEAPMYMEAIDQIWKKGHILSRDRALLDFMFYNNPMHEKYIGKDNYGAIGVWEDGKIIGLGGLMLYEFNVNGKTELASNVTNIIVLEEYRKSMAGLLIFGKPFELYPIFCSFGIALSKLAMRISPPTITQDYVMQPIHKLMRMIGIFNKKKTAEVLLNGNEYYLRNYNIVQKVSQFGEKIVNRDLDENKWNTFYYTHIAPKTISVSRNYEFLNWRYLNHPTFEYLVYTVQDQLGNYEGLFVARVERIVNDTAKNLRIVEFISKNQDASIALANKIVEIGTEEDVLFADFYCTTDMFNFGLESVGFKKEFTSEDDQFVLPSRFLPIDLSVVNLNAVISFYGKSVRKLNLLENNIYFTKGDSDQDRPN, encoded by the coding sequence ATGGAGATCAGGCTATTTAAGAAAGATGAAGCTCCTATGTATATGGAAGCAATTGACCAAATATGGAAAAAGGGACACATTTTAAGTCGTGACAGAGCTCTTCTTGACTTCATGTTTTATAACAATCCTATGCATGAAAAGTATATTGGAAAGGATAACTATGGAGCTATAGGTGTATGGGAAGATGGCAAAATTATTGGGCTAGGCGGCTTGATGTTATATGAATTTAACGTAAATGGAAAGACAGAGTTGGCATCTAACGTAACAAATATTATAGTATTGGAAGAATATAGAAAATCCATGGCCGGTTTGCTAATATTCGGAAAACCTTTTGAGCTATATCCTATTTTCTGCAGTTTTGGAATAGCTCTTAGTAAATTAGCAATGCGTATTTCTCCTCCCACTATTACACAGGATTATGTAATGCAACCCATACATAAACTAATGCGGATGATTGGCATTTTTAATAAGAAAAAAACCGCTGAGGTATTATTAAATGGAAATGAATATTATTTAAGAAATTACAATATCGTTCAAAAGGTTTCACAATTCGGGGAAAAAATAGTTAATAGGGACCTGGATGAAAATAAATGGAATACATTTTACTATACGCATATCGCTCCCAAGACTATTAGTGTTTCACGTAATTATGAATTTCTTAATTGGAGATATTTAAACCATCCAACCTTTGAATACTTAGTGTATACTGTCCAAGATCAACTTGGAAATTATGAAGGCTTGTTTGTTGCAAGGGTTGAAAGAATAGTCAATGATACTGCAAAGAATTTACGTATAGTTGAATTTATTTCGAAGAATCAGGATGCTTCTATTGCACTAGCTAACAAAATTGTAGAGATTGGAACTGAAGAGGATGTTCTTTTCGCAGATTTCTATTGCACGACAGATATGTTTAATTTTGGACTAGAATCAGTTGGTTTTAAAAAGGAATTTACATCAGAAGATGATCAGTTCGTCTTACCATCCAGATTCCTACCCATAGATTTATCCGTTGTAAATTTAAATGCAGTGATATCTTTTTATGGAAAATCAGTACGGAAATTAAATCTTTTAGAAAACAATATATATTTCACCAAAGGTGATTCAGACCAGGATAGGCCTAACTAA
- a CDS encoding GntR family transcriptional regulator: MNVSISNTSEKPIYQQLYEQISAQILKGELESGYCLPPIRRAALELGVSVITVKKAWEELERSGLIHTVTGKGCFVAGFSSEEMLRLRNDLILKQMESDTLYYKSFGLTLGEVMELLKKIY; encoded by the coding sequence ATGAACGTATCGATTTCGAACACGTCCGAAAAACCGATTTATCAGCAGCTTTACGAACAAATAAGCGCCCAAATTCTGAAGGGCGAGCTGGAAAGCGGCTACTGTTTACCTCCTATTCGTCGAGCTGCACTGGAGCTTGGCGTTAGTGTCATTACGGTAAAGAAAGCTTGGGAAGAACTCGAACGAAGCGGGTTGATCCATACCGTAACAGGCAAAGGGTGTTTTGTAGCCGGATTCTCGTCTGAGGAGATGCTGCGATTACGCAACGATTTGATCTTAAAGCAAATGGAAAGCGACACCTTATACTACAAATCCTTTGGCCTCACACTAGGTGAAGTTATGGAGTTGTTGAAGAAGATTTATTAA
- a CDS encoding ABC-2 transporter permease yields the protein MYNLVMKDLKLGVNPWFFTLPLFMGALTLIPGWIYFIVPFYFCWISVPNIFGGFKTQNDLMFSSMMPVNKKDIVKARITVVVILELLHLVFAMIFSIFTLRLYPHLIYYFFAPHMGFWGLCFVMLAIFNIVFLPMYYKTAYKFGAASVAAITAAMLFAGVAQWVGIQSPWVNDIFNGSGADNTLLQLSILIVGIVIFIAFTLIAYRIAVKRFLKVEIL from the coding sequence ATGTATAATTTGGTGATGAAGGATTTGAAATTGGGAGTAAACCCTTGGTTCTTCACATTACCCTTATTTATGGGTGCCTTGACACTTATTCCTGGTTGGATCTATTTTATCGTTCCATTTTATTTTTGTTGGATATCGGTACCGAACATATTTGGCGGATTTAAAACGCAGAACGATTTGATGTTTAGCTCGATGATGCCCGTAAACAAAAAAGACATCGTGAAAGCCAGGATAACCGTTGTTGTCATCTTGGAATTATTGCACCTTGTCTTTGCCATGATATTCAGCATATTTACGCTTCGCTTATACCCGCATCTAATCTACTATTTCTTCGCGCCGCACATGGGTTTTTGGGGATTATGTTTTGTCATGCTCGCGATTTTCAACATCGTATTCCTACCCATGTATTACAAGACGGCGTATAAGTTTGGCGCGGCATCGGTCGCAGCGATTACGGCCGCTATGCTTTTTGCCGGAGTTGCGCAATGGGTCGGCATCCAGAGTCCGTGGGTGAACGACATTTTCAATGGCTCTGGGGCTGACAATACGCTGCTTCAACTATCCATTCTGATCGTAGGCATTGTGATATTTATTGCATTCACTCTAATTGCCTACCGGATTGCGGTGAAACGATTTCTGAAAGTAGAGATATTATGA
- a CDS encoding ABC transporter ATP-binding protein, producing the protein MLALDIRNLNKKYPNFQLKDVSFQLEKGYIMGFIGANGAGKTTMIKSILNMIQIDSGEICILGKNIAEHEIELKQDIGCAFSGVDFYTRSKIKTLTNITKKFYKNWSDETYYSYLKRFKLDENKKIAELSTGMKVKYSLALALSHGAKLLILDEPTSGLDTVARDDLLDIFQELIVGGEISILFSTHITSDLEKCADFITFIENGQIIASSEKHDFMESYRLLSGSESQLNEVKEHLISYKINSFGFTGLIHAKDFDPSSEIKSATPSLEEIMIYFAKKEDAYV; encoded by the coding sequence ATGCTGGCCTTAGACATTCGGAATTTAAATAAAAAATACCCCAACTTTCAGTTAAAAGACGTATCGTTTCAATTGGAGAAGGGTTATATTATGGGTTTTATCGGTGCCAATGGCGCTGGAAAAACGACCATGATCAAATCGATCTTGAACATGATTCAAATCGATAGCGGAGAGATATGTATTTTGGGCAAAAACATCGCTGAACACGAAATCGAATTGAAGCAGGACATCGGATGCGCATTCAGCGGTGTCGATTTCTATACGCGCAGCAAGATTAAAACGCTGACGAATATCACGAAGAAGTTCTATAAGAATTGGAGCGATGAAACCTACTACAGCTATCTTAAAAGATTCAAATTGGACGAAAACAAAAAAATCGCTGAATTGTCCACGGGAATGAAAGTAAAGTACAGCCTGGCTCTTGCTTTATCCCATGGCGCGAAGCTTCTCATCTTGGATGAACCGACAAGCGGACTCGATACGGTCGCAAGGGACGATCTGTTGGATATTTTTCAAGAGCTCATCGTTGGCGGCGAGATCAGCATTCTATTCTCCACGCACATTACATCCGACTTGGAAAAATGCGCAGATTTCATTACCTTCATCGAAAACGGGCAAATCATCGCCAGTTCGGAGAAACACGATTTTATGGAGTCCTATCGTTTGCTCAGCGGCAGCGAGAGTCAGTTGAACGAAGTGAAGGAACATTTGATTTCCTACAAAATCAACTCATTCGGCTTTACCGGATTGATTCATGCCAAAGACTTCGATCCATCCTCCGAAATAAAGTCGGCAACGCCAAGCCTAGAGGAGATCATGATTTATTTCGCGAAAAAGGAGGATGCGTATGTATAA
- a CDS encoding phage tail protein translates to MSYIVDFKNVSTVGLESSPVAEALAGLRANEARYFMNKYKHEFTVVPASESQETLDYVNRILKEERNIEFSAKPLETSRFQVENIQFAYVFYEDGLGINVMYTVDDPKKRAVGFKLSEGMEVPKELEEKFKFARQKSKLAGTIRGSFFVIKGEY, encoded by the coding sequence TTGTCCTATATCGTTGATTTTAAAAATGTGTCTACGGTTGGTTTAGAGTCTTCACCTGTAGCAGAAGCTCTCGCTGGTTTACGTGCGAATGAAGCCCGTTACTTTATGAACAAATACAAGCATGAATTTACGGTTGTACCAGCCAGCGAAAGCCAGGAGACTCTTGATTATGTGAACCGAATTTTGAAGGAAGAACGTAATATTGAGTTTTCGGCAAAACCTTTGGAGACCTCGCGTTTTCAAGTGGAAAATATCCAATTTGCCTACGTCTTTTATGAGGATGGTCTGGGGATCAATGTCATGTATACGGTTGATGACCCTAAGAAGCGGGCTGTTGGTTTTAAGCTTTCTGAGGGGATGGAGGTACCTAAGGAGCTAGAAGAGAAGTTTAAGTTTGCTAGGCAGAAGTCTAAACTGGCTGGAACCATTCGGGGCTCGTTTTTTGTCATCAAAGGAGAATATTAA
- a CDS encoding GyrI-like domain-containing protein — protein MADYTLVEKDGFTVLGIGFEITSEFRDFAGINKEKADFWSAIKQDGRLDTLKAIATNDYIFAVNEAVNSKMMHYAGVMTEETLPEATRVIQFPKGEYLVVKGEGKTFDEVSNMLTGIAFGQVLPEAKDFAYVGGPNTTVEMGMRDGLVIGEIWIPVVRK, from the coding sequence ATGGCAGATTATACTCTGGTAGAAAAGGATGGCTTTACCGTTTTAGGTATTGGATTTGAGATTACGAGCGAATTCAGAGATTTTGCAGGCATTAACAAGGAAAAAGCAGACTTTTGGTCGGCAATTAAACAAGATGGAAGGCTAGACACTTTAAAAGCAATCGCCACCAATGACTACATTTTTGCCGTAAACGAAGCGGTGAATAGCAAGATGATGCATTATGCTGGCGTCATGACGGAGGAAACGCTGCCGGAAGCGACTAGAGTGATCCAATTTCCCAAGGGGGAATATCTGGTTGTGAAAGGGGAAGGAAAGACGTTTGATGAAGTGAGTAATATGCTTACGGGCATTGCCTTTGGTCAAGTCTTGCCTGAAGCAAAGGATTTTGCCTATGTTGGAGGGCCAAATACAACGGTCGAGATGGGGATGCGAGACGGCTTGGTAATCGGTGAAATCTGGATTCCGGTTGTTAGGAAATAA
- a CDS encoding helix-turn-helix transcriptional regulator: MKKVERINIIMRYINNRAYFTISEIMREFNISRSTAIRDIREIEAMGMPLVAEVGRAGGYFVMNNSVLPSVRFTDNEIKALFIAFMATRNKQLPYLKSRQSLAEKLLGLISQNQQDDLVLLNQILLFEGTNPHNPDLLDLSDLPHPMLEKLIQILLLDRYLFTSVKEEKEIKSYPVYLLHLYHEKGVWLIEGFDLKDEKRRIFPVDNLTDVKPYDTKKRVSRKKIVEKLSKQEEGTNLVLELGPKAIAQFKKYHPLKVSLSYTNPYQTTAILKTFVNVHQPEELTDITNWLLFLGEDIKVREVPEEVLEGLQKRGGWIKEELGG; this comes from the coding sequence ATGAAAAAAGTTGAACGGATTAATATAATCATGCGGTATATCAACAACCGGGCCTACTTTACCATTTCCGAAATCATGCGAGAATTTAACATCTCTCGTTCGACAGCTATTCGAGATATCAGAGAAATTGAAGCCATGGGGATGCCACTTGTCGCTGAAGTGGGAAGGGCTGGGGGTTACTTTGTCATGAACAACTCTGTCCTTCCCTCTGTTCGCTTTACCGATAATGAGATTAAAGCTCTTTTTATCGCCTTCATGGCCACAAGAAATAAACAACTCCCTTATCTAAAAAGCCGTCAGTCTCTAGCTGAAAAATTACTCGGCCTCATCTCACAAAACCAGCAAGATGACCTTGTACTTTTAAATCAAATCTTGCTTTTTGAAGGAACCAACCCCCATAATCCCGACCTGCTTGACCTATCAGATCTCCCCCATCCCATGTTAGAAAAGCTCATCCAAATCCTTCTTTTGGATCGCTATTTATTCACTTCCGTTAAGGAAGAGAAGGAAATCAAGTCTTATCCCGTTTATCTCTTGCACCTTTATCATGAAAAAGGCGTTTGGCTGATTGAAGGCTTTGACTTGAAGGATGAAAAAAGACGGATTTTCCCTGTCGACAATCTCACCGATGTCAAACCATACGATACGAAAAAAAGAGTAAGCAGAAAAAAAATAGTAGAAAAACTAAGTAAGCAGGAAGAAGGTACGAACCTTGTCCTGGAACTTGGTCCAAAGGCGATTGCACAGTTCAAAAAATACCATCCTTTAAAAGTTTCCCTTTCCTATACGAATCCTTACCAAACCACCGCCATTCTAAAGACTTTTGTCAACGTACATCAACCCGAAGAGTTGACGGATATCACGAATTGGCTTCTTTTCCTAGGTGAAGATATCAAGGTCAGGGAAGTCCCCGAAGAGGTCTTGGAAGGTTTACAAAAGAGGGGAGGATGGATAAAAGAGGAGTTAGGTGGATAA